In Candidatus Bathyarchaeota archaeon, the sequence TGTTCATTAACAAAGGTGCGAACTGTGTCCTGAATTGCTTTAGACCGACTTCCGTAGCCTATATCTCTTATTATTCTGTCAAAATCAGAAAGAAGCTCAGACGGAAAAGTGACACCAACACGAACAATTGTTCCCATATCTATTCACTACTCGATAATAGGTTTAGCATGTTTGCTTTTATTTCTTAATATCTTTTGCTTCATCAGCGCTTGACACGGAAAGTGATTAAAACAGTTTGAGATAATTAAGTGGTCTTCGAAGAAACCAAAAATATCGAAATCATGCTTCTTCTGCTTCTTAGATACCTTGTCTCCCCGAATTTAAAGAGGAATCACATGATTAGAAATCTTCTGTTTTTTTTTAATTTAATGCGAAAAAGCAGGTTTTGGTAGCGGGGAGTAGATTTGAACTACTGATCTCTGGGTTATGAGCCCAGCGGGTTAAACCTGGCTACCCCACCCCGCTTCACTTTTCAAGTTTGATATCATAGCATGCTTTAAATGTTTTGAGGTATCATTGCCTGCGAAAAACATTATAACATCTGCCATGTTTGTTTTAGCTGTGCATCGATTTGCAAAACTCGTATATCCATCAACGATTTCATCCAAAACTTGACAAGCCCATCTTCGTAGAAGGGCTTCCAGGATTTGGAGATGTAGGAAAGATTGCGGCACAATTGCTAATTCAATTTAGTGAAGCTAAACTGTTTGCAGAATATTATTCACCATTTTTCCCAGATTACGTCACCATTAGCGGCGATGGGATTTGTAGTCCTCCACGTTACGAGTTTTATGCACCTCTATCTAGAGAAAAGTTGAATGCCGTCGTTTTAACTGGAAATTTGCAGCCACCGCTGGATAATGTCGTGGCTCACTATAAAATATGCGAAGAACTTCTAGATTTCGCCCAGAAGTTGGGCTGTAAATTTGTGGTAACTATTGGCGGCGTGCCTGTTTCAACTGAGAGGAAAGAAGTTTTTGTGGCAGCTACATCAAACGAGTTGGCTGCAAAAGTTATGGAAGAGGGCGGCATAATTTATGGGAAGGGGCGAATTTTGGGGGCTACTGGGTTGCTACTCGGGTTAGCTAAGGAGCGGGGGATTGATGGAATTTGTCTTTTAGGTGCGACTGAGGGGTTGCAGTCAGATAAGGATGCAGGGTTTGCGGCATTCAACTTGTTAACGAAGATTCTGGGGACAGGAAATAAGCTGGGGCAGTAGAAAAGAAAAAGGTTAATAGTGAAGTCTTAACGTATGTTTCACGAATGGAGGATACTTGCTTGGTGAAAGCTATTAGCAGGTTTGCGAGGAAAGAAGTCAAGCAAATGTTGCATGTTGTTTTAGCTGCACTACTGTGTTTTGTTGGCCCGACATATCTTGTAGCTGCGGTGAGCAAAATTATTCCTCAAATATATGCAATGGCTTTGGGTCTTGTCTGTTTCCTGATTGGAATTGTTCTTGTGCTTAAACTAGTTAAAGAATGAATTAGAAATTAGCCATATTTCGGGAATCAAAGAAGAACAGCGTTTTGTCGGCAAAACTACAATGCCTTTTTCACATTAGTTCTACTTTGGAATCGTTATTAGCCTCTGAAGCATGCATATTGCAGAGTTCTTCCAAGTCTTCTTTTCTAGGACTCTTTCCTTTCTCGCACAAATAGCAACAGCAGGGTTGCCAAACATGTTGAAATGAAAGAAAAGTAGAACATTGTATACATTCCGAAATTGACCCACAAAATTCCAGCGATTACAGAAGCCGGTAGGGCAAATAACCCCACGACAAGTTGGTAAGCGCCTAGTACACTTGCCCTATATTTTTCAGGTGCAAGCTCAGAAACGAAAGCTCTCTGGACAGGTTCAGCAGCAGCCATATGTAAACCGTACAAAACAAACAATAGCACTATTCCTGCCAAGGAACGGACATAAACGAATCCCCAGCACAGTGTTCCCCAAAAAACATAGGATAAGAGCAAAACTGCTTTTCTACCTACTATGTCGGCAAGTTTTCCGAAAGGCAGTGACATGAGAGAAGCAACTACTGTGAAAATAAAATAGAAAACTGCGATGCTGGGGAGTTCAAAAAGGGCGAATGGAATTTCGAAACCTAGAAAGTCCGTGTAAATAAGTAGGAAAGAATAGCTGAAGGCGCCTAGAGTGAAGATGGCGTTTAGGAAGAGGAATAGTTTGAGGTTGCGTGTTAGATCTCTCAGTGAGAGACCCTTGAAAAGTTTTTCAGTTTTTCTGTCTTTGATGAAAGTGAGGATAAGCAAGGCGCTGATTAGGGATGGTACTGATGCGAGCAAAAATAGATTTGTGTAGCCTAGAAGGTTGAATAACAAGATGGAGATGATTATGCCGCAAACGGCGCCTGAGTTATCCATGGCTCTCAATAGGCCAAAGTTTCTTCCGCGGTTTTTTGCAGTTGACATGTCTGCGATTATTGCGTCGCGTGGTGCTCCTCTGATTTTTCCGAATCTATCTAGGATGCGGTATGGGATTAGGTGTTGCCACGTGGTGGATAGGGCGTAGCCTATTCTTGATGTTGAGCCGAATAGGTATCCCGTCCAGATGAAGATTTTTCTTTTTCCTAGGCGGTCGGAGACGTATCCTGAGAGTGCTTGTGAGATGGAGGCTATGGCGTTGCCTAGGCCGTCGATTAATCCTAGAATGGCTATGTTTCCGCCTGAGAGAAGTATGACGTATTTTGGCCAGATAGGGTATATCATGTCTGAGCCTAAGTCGTTTAGGAAAGAGGCTAGTGAGAACACTGTCAGGAATCTTCTGCTCTTTTCTTTCGTTTTGTCTTTCATTGTTGTGCCTGTCTTTTTGGAGATTGATTGTGCTTTTAAGTGTTGTAGGTTCAGATTGATTGCTTTGAAGTGGCATTAGCTTTTTAAGTGATAGAGGATTCTATGGGGCTTGATTGGTGAATGTGGGTTTGAGTTTTGCTGTTGTGGCAGAGAATCTTGTCAAAGTTTTTGGTAGTATTAGAGCTTTGGATGGTTTGAGTTTTGAAATCAAACGTGGCGAGATTTATGGACTTATTGGCCCTAATGGTGCCGGGAAAACTACGGCGCTTAGAATTATCTCTACATTAATCATGCCATCCTCTGGTTCAGCGAAAGTATACGATTACGATGTGGTTAGGGAGGCTTCAGAGGTTCGTAGGCTCATAGCTTATCTTCCGGAAGAAGCAGGAGCTTACAAGAATCTTTCTGGAGAAGAGTATCTGAGGTTTATGGCAAGGTTTAGCTCAGAAAACAACGAAGCTCTTGAGGAGACTGTTAGAAGCGCTGCTGTGATTTCTGGGCTTGGTGATCGCCTGCGCGATAAGGTGAAGACTTATAGTAAAGGTATGAAACGTCGACTTCTCGTAGCTAGGGCGCTTATGACAAAGCCGAAGTTGGCGGTGTTGGATGAACCGACGAGTGGGTTGGATGTTCTTCATTCGGTTCATGTCAGAGATACCATTAAGCAATATGTAAAAAGGCACAACGTTGCCGTTTTGCTCTCAAGCCACAACATGTTGGAGGTCGAATATTTGTGTGAAAGAGTTGCCTTGATTAATCAAGGAAGAATTGTGGCAGAGGGCACTCCAGAAGAGCTAAAGTCAGAGAATAATGTTGAGAATTTGGAAGAGGCTTTCGCGAAGGTGGTTGATCTTGCTTAAAGGCTTAGGAAATGTTGTTGTAAAAGAACTCAAAGAACTGCTGCGCGATCCGAAAATTCTAATTGGAATGATTGTTTTCCCACTTGTGATGCTCCCAATCATGGGATTTGTTATGAGAGGATCTATAGAATCAACAGAAGAGCGCCTTCAAAGCCTCCAAGTAGGTCTTGTAGATTTTGACCACGGCGTCATCGCTAAGAACTTGACAAATTTCCTAAATAGCTCTTCTACAATGACAATCATCAACATCAACGCTTCAAACGTGGATGAAGCCGTAGAGATTTTGCAAACAGAGACAAATGCAACCGACCTCATTGTGGTTCCTTCAGGATTCACCGAAAATGTGTCGAAGGGAGATCCAAAAAACTATCCCGTCACCATTGAAGTTTACAGTGTTTTTACTGGCAGTGGCGGAATCGCTGAGACGGCGAGTTCCTCAGTTGTCAGTGGGTATTTGGAGGCCTTCAAAAGGCAGTTGGCGCCCAATCCATTTCAAACGGCATCAAAGTCAATTATTAAAGGTAAACCTACAGATGTCCCGCCTGGCGTGCTCTTCAGCATAATGTACTCGCAAGTTTTCGCTTTGCCTATTACCATAAGTATATTGCTTGTTTTTTCTATGCAAATTGCTGCAACTTCCGTGGCATCGGAAAAGGAAGAGAAGACTCTTGAAACGCTGTTAAGTCTGCCTATAAGCCGTTTTACTATATTGTTTGGAAAGCTCGCAGGATCAACTATCGTGGCAGCTGTAGGCGCTATCGCCATCATTATAGGGTTTAACTATTACATGGGGTCCTTCATGGTTATGGGCGACATGGGTGTTTCAGTAGACCTTGCAGCTATTGGTTTGGCTCCAACTCCTCTGGGATACCTGATTCTAGGAGCTTCGGTTTTCATGTCTCTCCTTTCAGCTCTTGCTTTAGCGATAATTATATCGGCTTTTGCAGAGGATGTTCGAGGTGCGCAGTCAGTCGTCGGCTATCTTAATGTCATTATTATGCTACCCATGTTCATCATCATGTTTGCTGACTTCAATTCTCTACCTTTAGTAGCCAGGATCGTTCTGCTTGCCATTCCGTATACTCATCCAATGCTAGCAGCACAGGCTACTCTCACTGGAAACTATTTAACTGCGGTTTTTGGTGTTGTCTACGTTGCAATATTCACGGTTGCCTTGCTTTACATAGCTGCAAAACTGTTTGCCACAGAAAAGATTTTGACTGCAAAGTTGAAGTTCAGAGGTTTAAGGCTTGGAAAGAAGAAAAGCTAGCATCCAAGGTTCAAACTTTAAGCCCCCCCAAAATTAACGCTGCGCTGAGCCATGCCACCCAACACTGACATGCAGAAGCATTCCACTGATTACAGGGCAGTTACTGAGGAGCATATGGGACATAAAAGGGCATAGGGGTTTGAGTTATCATTATTGTTATAATAGTATACGTATGTGCGTATTTTTTTTAGGATGCAGGAAGGGAAAATAGGGCTTGCATAGGGAAAAGAGGCTTCATGCATAACGTTTTTGCGCACGCATAAATATTTCACTTTGAATACCTTTTAGTGCACTGAAATGGAGTTGATGAGAGTGGCATTCAAAAGAGGTTTTTTTCTGGCTCATGCTTCTGATGCTGATCCAGAGAAGAATATATGTGTTGTCAAGACTTCAAAGTGTAAACTCTTTGTGGTTGTGGTCAAGAGTCAAAAACAAGCAGTTGAAGTGTGCAGAAACCTTGTCAGAAAAGAAAAAGTCGATTCCTTCATACTCTGTCCTGGATTTTTCCATAAAGAAGTTGCATAGATCTCAGAAGTTGTCGGAGGGAATATTGGAGTTTTTGTTGCGAGAGGAGATGGTCCAAGTAACAGAGCTTCATCAAAGGTAAAATAAAGAAAAGGCTATAGAGGTATGCATACGACGATACCAAAATGCGAAGAAAGTGGAGGCAAGATTTGTTATACATAGTCCGATAGTCAGCCAAAACCACCATTGATTCCAAATATCGCGAGCATATGTGAATGGCCCCAACGCAAATAAAAGGCAAAGCAACTAAAGCTTAGGATGCATGTGTAGTTATGGAACATATTGAAATAGCTATTGTTGGTGGTGGACCTGCTGGTGCCTTCTGCGCATACAATCTGGCGAAACATGGTAGTTACCCATCAATCTTTGACGCCTCTCACCCTCGCGAAAAACCTTGTGGTG encodes:
- a CDS encoding PAC2 family protein encodes the protein MQNSYIHQRFHPKLDKPIFVEGLPGFGDVGKIAAQLLIQFSEAKLFAEYYSPFFPDYVTISGDGICSPPRYEFYAPLSREKLNAVVLTGNLQPPLDNVVAHYKICEELLDFAQKLGCKFVVTIGGVPVSTERKEVFVAATSNELAAKVMEEGGIIYGKGRILGATGLLLGLAKERGIDGICLLGATEGLQSDKDAGFAAFNLLTKILGTGNKLGQ
- a CDS encoding ABC transporter ATP-binding protein is translated as MSFAVVAENLVKVFGSIRALDGLSFEIKRGEIYGLIGPNGAGKTTALRIISTLIMPSSGSAKVYDYDVVREASEVRRLIAYLPEEAGAYKNLSGEEYLRFMARFSSENNEALEETVRSAAVISGLGDRLRDKVKTYSKGMKRRLLVARALMTKPKLAVLDEPTSGLDVLHSVHVRDTIKQYVKRHNVAVLLSSHNMLEVEYLCERVALINQGRIVAEGTPEELKSENNVENLEEAFAKVVDLA
- a CDS encoding ABC transporter permease → MLKGLGNVVVKELKELLRDPKILIGMIVFPLVMLPIMGFVMRGSIESTEERLQSLQVGLVDFDHGVIAKNLTNFLNSSSTMTIININASNVDEAVEILQTETNATDLIVVPSGFTENVSKGDPKNYPVTIEVYSVFTGSGGIAETASSSVVSGYLEAFKRQLAPNPFQTASKSIIKGKPTDVPPGVLFSIMYSQVFALPITISILLVFSMQIAATSVASEKEEKTLETLLSLPISRFTILFGKLAGSTIVAAVGAIAIIIGFNYYMGSFMVMGDMGVSVDLAAIGLAPTPLGYLILGASVFMSLLSALALAIIISAFAEDVRGAQSVVGYLNVIIMLPMFIIMFADFNSLPLVARIVLLAIPYTHPMLAAQATLTGNYLTAVFGVVYVAIFTVALLYIAAKLFATEKILTAKLKFRGLRLGKKKS
- a CDS encoding MFS transporter, whose amino-acid sequence is MKDKTKEKSRRFLTVFSLASFLNDLGSDMIYPIWPKYVILLSGGNIAILGLIDGLGNAIASISQALSGYVSDRLGKRKIFIWTGYLFGSTSRIGYALSTTWQHLIPYRILDRFGKIRGAPRDAIIADMSTAKNRGRNFGLLRAMDNSGAVCGIIISILLFNLLGYTNLFLLASVPSLISALLILTFIKDRKTEKLFKGLSLRDLTRNLKLFLFLNAIFTLGAFSYSFLLIYTDFLGFEIPFALFELPSIAVFYFIFTVVASLMSLPFGKLADIVGRKAVLLLSYVFWGTLCWGFVYVRSLAGIVLLFVLYGLHMAAAEPVQRAFVSELAPEKYRASVLGAYQLVVGLFALPASVIAGILWVNFGMYTMFYFSFISTCLATLLLLFVRERKES